The DNA window ATGGTTTATCCATTACAAATCCATTTCCAATTAGTCACAAAATTATACTTGGTCGGAGTACCTTTTGTGTTCAGATaccaaaaaaatgacatttaacaCAGAGGAGGAATCCTTATAATAACCCTGACTTTTCATCAGTTAAAATGTTTCCAATACTTTGTTTTAGGACCGAAGACCTGTAAACCTCATGACAGTCCCATCAGCCTCAGCGGTACTTTGTATTCAGCGCTAATTAGCTAACGCTAGTATTGTGGAATGCTTGCAAAGGATTATGGTCCATATTACAAGCTACCTGCTGAGCATGAGCATGCTATTCATAGTGagaatgttagcatgctaatgttagcatgcagCACAAAAGCATCACCCTCTCACAGAACATTGCCGTAGACACGTTACTTGACCAATTAGCCTAAATAAGGAAAAGACTCCCACtcctaaacaacaacaactgaagacCAGCAAACATAAAGGGGTACATAAAAGTGTTTCAGTGCATGCACAAGCTACATGTGCACTCTCTGTTGTTGCTTTGCAGGTTTTGGCATCAAATAACAGATAAAATCCACTCCCTACTGTCCTGTTAGATGATCATAGCACCCAAAGGTCAGCAGCTCCCCAAACATGCAGCACTGCCACATCGCATGCACTCCATCAATATCTATCAAATTCTACCAGGCTTTCGTTTATAGAGCTTCACCGTGCTGGTCACTTGATCTGATGACAGTTGCCGATCTATTTGTGCAGCTCTTTTATACCCTCTGTGAAGGGCATATTATCTCCCTGCCAGAAAAAGCAAATGCAAATTTACTTCCCCCAGACTGTTAAAATGAATCCCTCAGCTGTAAGTGAACGTTAATGCATTTACATGCATTAGAATGTAACGTGTATCATATTCGTCTGGCATGCTGCTCTCCTactcctctctttcttttttcctcctgtttcATGTGGAATTTAAATAAGTATGCAATGAGTATGATTTTGGTAGAAATGTTCAACATTAAGTACCTTCATATGTTTTCCAGATGACAGTCACAGCCATAACACAGAAGTATCACTGAAGACCCCCTTTTGTTCATTATTGTGCAACTGCTATTGATTACCTGACCCTACTCTTAGCACTCTATTCTGCCGGTTTAGGAGGCCAACAGCGAAATCAATGGCCTGGGATACCCATGAGAGGCGAGGGATAAGTGGAACCTGGCCAGCGCTGGAACACGGGGATCAGCTGTGGAGCCGTCAGGATGGACGCGATGGAGTGGAAGCGACGGAGAGACAGCATGACGAATTCAAATGACAAAGAGACCGTTTGAACGCAATTCTAACATGTAGTAAATTGCCCTCCGGCATCACAGTAGAGTTCGTCAAGTGCAAATTAACTTTTAATTGAGCTGACGGATTCGAAATAGTacattaatgttttaattaaaacaatcaCAGTTTAGTCACAGGGTCAAGCCCAGAAATAGTCCATGTGGCCCAGTGTTATGTGTGAAGAGGGCCTGTAAGGCTTTCCAGAGCAGAGCTTTGTATCAAGATGCAACAAAAAGCTTAGTGGCACGTTTTGTTTTCTCATTCTCTTATTTTTGATTAAATTAACTAAAATATCCTAAGAATTATCAGATTAACAGGTGTGACATTTTCTACAGACATACATGGTCCCCGGAGTGTGACTCTGACTATGGTGATCCTTCAACAGGTCAACGTTTTCTTTAAATAACACGTTTAACACATCAACCACTTGATGTACTGTCTTGGTTCTCAGAGGATGAACCCAAATGACCCCGTGATCGCATTCACTTACCACAAACGTCACCAAGACGTTGATATTTACAGCTCTCACTACTTTCTCATGGAGCGGCTTTGTTAAAAAATACCTGCAACCCATGCACAATATTCTCATCAGCTGTATATTATTTacaagctaacatgctaaaccaAGAACATGGTAAACATTACTTAGTACACATCAACACATTATAATTGCATGTTAGCATTCTGAGCATTTAGCTTCATAGCTGGGCCGATAAGGACATCCTCACAGCACTGTTAGCcgggctgtcaacataattaTAATACATTGTATGCAAGTAACAATTATGCCAAGCCCCCTAATTAGCCAGTGTTGCATAAATACCTCCAACATTGAGCATAGCAACACCACAGCACAGAAACATCTCCTATCCAACAAaaggtttctttttaaatggtaaaattaaaaggtttttaaagTATCTCTTCACTGGGATCAAGAGAAATTCACATAAACGAAATAAACGTACTTTCTTCTATTGATACCTAACCTTATATGCATAAAAACATAAGTGTTGTAACCTCCATCTTACCACCTCTTTGGCCTCCATCCTGTTTTTTCTTGTGTTGTCATTGGTGCGTGCTTATCACTGCGCTGATGGGACGCTCCCATGTTAGAAAGCTGACAAGGGGGCGACgcttttttttagcattttaagTGGTTAGAGGGAAGGTGAAGACGAGACCCAAAGGTAAGGATGAACCAGTGATCATGTCATTGACATTAAAGGTACTCTAGCACTTCATTACAACGCACCATATGGTTTTTAAGGACTTCTGGTGTATTCATTGAGAACAGACCATCATTAATATTCCTAACATTTCATAAAATAACTAAACCAGTTTACAAAGTGTGTTCATTCTTGGATGCAGAATAATAATTCTCTAAACTTTTTACCAGATGTTTTGAAATCAAAAGCTGTGTTTCCATCTGTTTACGTTGAAACTTCTGTTACGATGGTTAAAAAGGtcaagatatatatttttaaaaataatgacTGGATATAGTTAATGTTCCATTTATaaattaaaacattgaaataaaacTCAATGTGTAAAAGTATCATAGTAACTTTCTGAATTAGACCATTTCCAATAATAGTGAGctgtatttgcatttttttaattcaaatgaaagAAATTCATGTCAGGAAATGAATGTAAGTATATGTTAAACAAACGACGGAATCCTCACATAATTTCTTGTGCATCTTGTACTCGTgtctgaaataaaagcagatggCCTTGACTTTGGCAGACAGAGCGATTGGGGCCATTATCGGagccgcagcagcagatgcagcaaGTAAGATAAACCGTGTGATACTGGGGAGTTAATTAGAACATATAACATACCAAATCTTCTTCATACTCACACTGCCTGTTATGATGCTTTTTATAGAGCTCCTATTGTTTcgtatatatgtaaatatacatacagaTGTATCTATGTATCTATGTTTATTTCTTGAGTTAACAGCGCCCTTATCTTTTACTAACAGCACTCGTTGGTGGTGTGTTTCAAATACTGTTTGGTTGTTTCTTACGGCTCACAGAGAAGCATAAGCAACATCTGTACACGCTGATAAAAAGCAGCCGTTTCCTAACTTGTGTAAGTTATGCTGACTTCAATGTTACGAAAGGACACTTCCTGGCTCATAGCTGCAATGCTAAACCTTAACCAGCCAAAGTCTTAATGTAATTTGCCGTTCTTAAATagatttttagatttttaatgctgggatttcattttttactttttgaagcTTTTGTTGCATTATAAAGTAGTTTGAATTCCCATCTTTCtgaaataaacttgccttgttGTTACTACCACGTCATTCTCAACACAATTTAATGATAAACACCAAAGGAAGTAATCCCAAATATAACTTCCTGCTTTTGATTCAAACAACACGCATTCATTTTCCTTTCCGTGCGACGTTTGTCACCTACAGGCGGTATCACGTTAAGAACATGCTCTaagtatttttctctttcttttgcaTGTGTGCGTTGTGACTGTGTGCTGCACACCCTTACAGCTCAGCCCATGCATTGGATCTACAATCCAGACACGCTCAAAGAAGTTCTCTCTGATCTGGAGCCCTGTCCCGAGTTTCGCCCGGAGTCAGCAAATCCTTTCTACCGCAGAGCGACGGGCGAGCAGACGTGCTACGGAGACCAGGCCTACGTCCTGCTGGAGTCACTGAGCCGGTGTGGAGGTACAGACACGGGCAGCAGCACGACATTCTCAGGGCCAAGCCGTCAGGATAGCATTGTTAGCTGGTCCTTAAGTCATCAGAGTTTTTAAGATTTTGATAttgaactaaaatgaaatgttttctcaaaGATATATGTCATGTGTTGGCAGATGTTAACGTGGAAGACTTGACCAAGCGCATCTACAAGTTCTTCGGTCCAGGAACAGTGTATGAGCTTCCCCTCAATGATCCATACAGGGAGAAAGGAGGTACCGGGCTCGCTCTTCTCTTGTGTAACCGTCAATAATGTGATGTCTATATGTATCCATCATCAACTTCACTGGCCTGGATGGATGTGAGAGCCTCTGTTACTGTCTGACAACACGCAAATAGTTACCAGCTGATGGGGAATTCCCATCCTGAGATATTCCGTTAAATCAGTTTTTGGTGGTCAGAGCTTAGCATTTTTTCTGCTCTTTTACAGTCGCTATATCGTATAAATACAGTGGACTTTTTGGCGCAGTAAACTGTAGACGGCTTTATGGCTCACAGTCATTTAAAACGAGCTGTGTCACCATCGTGGGCAGCAATAGTCATGACTGAGTAGACAAAGAAAAGGGCTCCACCTACAGAAAAATAAACTGCATCGACAGAAAgtaaaaggaaatgtttttgttcctcATCGCGCTTTTCTGATTCTTCCTAATAATGAGGGTTATAAATAGCTGTTTTTGCATTTGTTAGGTCCTAAAGCCATCCTCCCCATAGATGGTCCATGGAGAAACAGCAGCCTGAAGGCTTTTATCAGAAATGTGGATGCTGGCAAAGAAGAAACtggtaagaaaaagaaaaaagtgtgtgtgaaccTCCCCTGGCTTCTCAACTTGTTTGGTGTCGCTAATCTCTGTCCGTGCACTTGCTTTTTGAGGCTGTGATACGGACTGTCAGATGGACGGCGTCACTAAGCTGGCGCCGGTGGTGGCCATGTACGCCGGGCGGCCTGAGATgctggagaaggtggagaaagCCGTGCGCGTGACCCAGAACGATGACATGTGCGTGGCTGTAACATTGGCTGCAGCAAGGTGAGGGAAGGTTCTGAAGAAGATGAACTGTTGGTCACACACACGAGCTGCACAGCTCAGAGTTTACCGGAGTGAAGGGAGACTCACCCGTTGTTTTTCTGTCTAACGTTACCAGGTTTTTGGAGCATTACATCCTCAACGGGTCCGATTCCAATGCTCTGGATGCAGTTCTGGCTCAGTTGAATGACCCGAAGAGACAGAACCCTCAGGAGCTGGACCGTGCCGTCATTGGTTAGTACATGTGTCCTGGtgcttttggtgcttttcaAAGTAACAATGGTCTCAAAACGGGCGTATTCACTTCACTGCAGAGAGTTGGACGAAAAGCAAAAAGGAAGGAGCAACAGTTAGTTGGGCTAACGCCAAAGCTAAAAGTATATGTTTGAattaaagttttgtttttttagatcttATAATAATTCAGCACTGCTTGAGCAAACAAGATAAGACGGGGTAATTAGTGAGCTTTTGTTGAACCCGCATAATTAGGACAAATGTTTCTCTCTGAAAAGCTGAGCTAATAAACGTTTGATTCTAGCTTCACATTTTAATTGATGGATAGACGCTAGAGTGGTCTAAACCTCCTCATCTAACACTTTGCaagaaaacacataaacaggATGTTTTCAAACAACTTCCATCGCAATgattttcagaagaaatgggaataaatgtttgatttagCTAAATGACTTGTTGCTCAGACATGAGACCATAATTAGTCTTTGCACATAACTCTGCAAGCTCAGCATTAAAGGATGCTTACTTGAGGGAGTATTTATCAGTATCAAGAAGGAACGTATGCTCGCCCCTTAAGCAGGGCGAGGGATCGGCagatcaacacacaaacaaagagctcTTGTGAGAAAAGTGGTCAAAACTACCAGACACACAGACCGTGTTGTAAAATAGGTTCCATATGTCAAATATACATATTGTGTGTTATGACAATAGGGAGCCGCAGCCCAAAATGGGCCCTGACGTTTGAGCACTAAACAATAcagtttctgtctctctctctctctccccggaTCTCTGCTGAAGCGCATATCCACCAGGTGAAGGACAACCTCGCCAAGACATCCCAGCAGCTCGTACCTGCTGTGTTCACAAACACATGAGGTAAGCCCGGCTGGCGGCAGCAGGATCCAGGTCTGTTGACTCGGCGCGGCTTGCGTACCCTCCGCGTCAGTACATCCTCCAGCCTTTGATCTCCTGACTAATggtctcccttctcctccctttttCATTTTCCGCTCCCTGCTGAGTTGGATGTCTCGGGTTTTACAGGGCTAAAAGGTTGAGAAGCTTAATGTGCATGTGCGGTTGTTCGAGCCCCGGGTCTTTTAAACATAGAAGGCCACTTTAGCAGTAAATCAAATTGTTGCCTGGTGAAGTAACTTAGCGGCAATATAAGAATACTTGATCCTTGATATTTGACTGCTGATCTGACCATGCACCAATCTGCAAATCTGGGTTTGCGTCCAGCTTTGCCCGGTGCGTTCCAGGGAGCGCTCCATGGAGTCCTGAAGCTGAAGCAGCTGGATGAAGCAGTGAGGGACACCATGCGCTGCGGGGGATGCACCGCCAGCAGAGCCTCCTTCATAGGAGCCTGTTTTGGGGCCCAGGTACTGCAGGGGAGTGTGTGGCTCTCAGGCACATGAAATAGTCATTAGTCACTGATACTCTAAGAAATGGGTTTCGGAAATGGGTTTTTTAAAGAGgcatcattcttttcttttttttaacttttgctCTATAGCTCATATTTCCAAAGAGTGATGTGAGGAAACTGTATTTTGTTATTGAATACACACTCTGATCTGTACATGCAAAATAATGTGTGACAGCTTAGAGTACAACTTGGCCAAATAAATAGTCGAAAGCAAGAAAAGACATCAACCGTGTCTGTTTGATGGTGGATTTTGTGTTGATACTGGCTTTTTGTTATATCATTGTTTGATATATTGTCAATATAATTGTAAACTAAAGTGACAGCGAACTCAGATATTGAGAAAGCAATGTGCTCTCAGCTGTCATCTCGATGTGTTTTCAGAATGGTCTCCAGGGAGTCCCGGAGTcttggaggaagaggacgctGAGatatcctctgctgctgcagctttctAAAAAGTTGGTCCAAAAAAAGCTGCAATTGTAATTCAGCTTTCATTTTGCCCCAAATGCAGTTGTTTTATCTCATATCAAGTAtttatgtgtgagtgtggaaaataaaatctgcaAGACTTTCTCAAGTTTCAGATGTACTTTGACAAATTGCGATCCATGACGGTCTCATTCTAAAGTCTTGTGCTGAGTGAAACTCGAATCCATTCGCCGTGTCAAAGCTGCATCATGTAAATAAGTGAaaggtttttgtgttttgttgagtTCATGGACTTTATTGATGCTCATTGTAAGTAATGTCTAAAATAAAGGTTGTTGCCAACATGCATGCATTGTTCCATTCATTTTACTGaaggtacagcttgttttggtcCTGTCTTACCCCTGAGTGCGTTCTGTAATTGTGAAGTGAAAGAGCAGATACGCACAGATTTACTGCCGGAACAACCAGACTGCAGCCGATTGCTGCCGCAAAGGAGTCGTTTGGCCTTCTTATAAGTGCTAAATCCAAATACATGTGTTTAAAACAACCGCCCCAACAGTTCTCAAAGTTAGCCGAGCATGAAACAAGGCCAAAGCCTTAATTGCTTTGACATAGTgaggttattttaaaaaaataccctGTGTGGGCTGCTGTTGAAGACCATTTGCTGTTGGATGATAAATAGGCAATAGTTCCAACTTGTTCAAATCTGAAGCATTTCAGGTTTAGATTTAGCTGAGATCACGTGAAAATCAGTATTACATGACATCTGTGCAATGAGAAAACCAGTGTACGTGTGTGATGGGGAAACCCTGCGGCAGTTTTATTTGTGGAGGCCCAACCCGACCATATTTGTGGTCGTGGAAAACTTGGAGCCATCGTTTCGCTAAGTAAGAAGGCTGTAGCTGACGGTGCTTTGGAAGCCGACTGAGGGGAAGTCATTTGATTTCTCTGCCTGACATCCTCCCACGCAGCAGGTAGCCGGCTCTGTCTGGCATAATTACATCCAGACCGTAAGAgggttttttcctcttcctcgagACAATTTCCAAAGAACGATGTGAGGGTTGTAGTTGGTATTATGTTGCAAAACATTATCCCCATTCAAATGACCTGTATATACTGAGCTGGTATTATAGCGGTATAAAACGGACAATGTTTTAGATGGAGGATCTAAATAATCTCTCCGTCTTCCATAATTGCCTCACTTGAAGTTCACACATGTTATTTGCGTTCACGCTttcatgaaatgtgtgaatatgAATGGGAATTCTTTGGTCGACCCTAGAAATAGCATGTGTGTATTACATTTGATCACGCTGCCAAAAGTTTGTAAGATATgtacaatttagaaaaaaaatgtttccctagcgtaaacaacagcaacatttaTTAACGACTAAATCTTGAGTAGTTTAAATATATTGACAACATTTCCCGCTGTCTAccttctctctctacctctacCTTCTCGTTTTGTCGTGTGATCCAAGTGCGCATGCGCGATATCCCGTCAGCTGTCTTCGTGGGTGGGGAAGGGAAGTATCTTGTTCGTACATTATCTTTGTAGGAACCAACAGCTGggtggaacccccccccccccccaaaaaaagtcgCTTCGGCGTACAGGGATGGCAGTTGGGCTGTGAGACGAGCTAGCTGTTGTTTTAAGTGTGCGTTGCTGCGGCTTTGCCATGGATTTTAACGTAAAGCGGTTAGCCGCAGACGCCGGTACATTCCTCAGCCGCGCAGTACAAGTAAGTTTCACCGTCTAATTTGTGGAAGTTgttgctaactagctagctgcTTAAATCAGTCAGGTAGCGTTTAGCTCCCATGCTAAACAGCTAACGCTGGTTGCTGTCTTTATATTGCTAACTAGGTAGCACCCGAGAGAACATGTTGTGTCCTTGCGTCCTCCACGTTGTCAGAAGTTGCataattgtttttcaaatagTCATAATAGACAGCCTAGTCTCAATTACAGCCAACAGGTTTTCACTCCGCATCTGTCCAACATCAAAAGTAGGCCGCAGAAACCACCAGACAGCCATCAACTTCAACATTAATCAGCTACGCAGATAACGTCCGTTTCTTCGGTTCCTTGCGTCCAACTTTCTCAACGCGGGTGTCGCCGGTTTCCATCATCGTGTCTCGAATGACGAATTTTCTCCTCTTCACAGTTTACAGAAGAGAAACTTGGCCAGGCGGAGAAGACTGAGTTGGACGCTCACTTGGAGAACCTTCTGGTGCGAGCTGAGAACACCAAGCAATGGACGGAGAGGATTATGAAGCAGACCGAGGTCTTACTACAGCCCAACCCAAGTAAGACCCCCCTTTGACAC is part of the Gasterosteus aculeatus chromosome 21, fGasAcu3.hap1.1, whole genome shotgun sequence genome and encodes:
- the LOC120811675 gene encoding crystallin J1A-like, whose amino-acid sequence is MALTLADRAIGAIIGAAAADAATQPMHWIYNPDTLKEVLSDLEPCPEFRPESANPFYRRATGEQTCYGDQAYVLLESLSRCGDVNVEDLTKRIYKFFGPGTVYELPLNDPYREKGGPKAILPIDGPWRNSSLKAFIRNVDAGKEETGCDTDCQMDGVTKLAPVVAMYAGRPEMLEKVEKAVRVTQNDDMCVAVTLAAARFLEHYILNGSDSNALDAVLAQLNDPKRQNPQELDRAVIAHIHQVKDNLAKTSQQLVPAVFTNTUALPGAFQGALHGVLKLKQLDEAVRDTMRCGGCTASRASFIGACFGAQNGLQGVPESWRKRTLRYPLLLQLSKKLVQKKLQL